Within Campylobacterota bacterium, the genomic segment GCGCGGCGCATTATCTTCAGGGGCGCTGTATCAGCGTCATTAACGAAAAGGGGAAGCTGATGGAATATTTTTCCAGCAGCGGGGAACGTCATGTGGGGCTGAAACGTCGCAATGTCCTGCTTTCGTGGATCGGGGCGCGGGAATTGGCCCGCATCATCGACGCCGAAGAGGTCGATGTGCTGCATCTTCACTGGACGAAAGACCTTCCTCTCGCGATTACCGCAAAGCTGCTCTCCAAACGCAAACCCAAAGTTGTGCAGTCTCGGCACATGACGATGACCCGTTTTAAAAACGACGTTTATCATCGGTTCATCTACAAAAATCTTGACATGATGCTCGCCGTGACGCAGCAGGTCAAATCCCAGATCGAGAAATTCGTCCCGGCCGAAGTGCGTCCGCGTACCGAGGTGCTTTACATCGGCGCCGAACAGCCTCCCCTCATCGAACCCGATGAAAAGCGCTCCCGCCGTGATCGGTTGGGTTTGGGGAATGCTTTTACGGTAGGTATCGTTGGGCGCATCGAGCCGCCCAAAGGGCAGCATCTGGTACTGGA encodes:
- a CDS encoding glycosyltransferase family 4 protein is translated as MGTKICELCLSPDLGGLELYIMRAAHYLQGRCISVINEKGKLMEYFSSSGERHVGLKRRNVLLSWIGARELARIIDAEEVDVLHLHWTKDLPLAITAKLLSKRKPKVVQSRHMTMTRFKNDVYHRFIYKNLDMMLAVTQQVKSQIEKFVPAEVRPRTEVLYIGAEQPPLIEPDEKRSRRDRLGLGNAFTVGIVGRIEPPKGQHLVLEAVEKLRAEGIDAKALIVGHAMDEGYLDSLKGRYPDVGVFTGFTKEAQAMMQLCDVVVLATEKETFGLVLIEAMMCGVCVVASRSGGPLEIIDEGRNGLLFTTFDAQDLNLKLRELYDAPEFRVHLAQEGKRKALDVFESKKQFERMTKIFEEMQQ